CGCGCTGGGATTTGTGCTGGTTCATGCTCTCTGTCGAATCCCTGTGCGGCCCACGAATGGCCGCGGGCGGGTTCGCCTTATTTCTGGGCGGCGCGGCCGCCCTTCGCCGTGGGTTTTTCTGCCGGCGTCTCGGTTTCGGTGGCCGTTTTCGCAGCCGTCTCGTCCTTGCCCGCAGGAGCGTAGCTGGGGAACGGGAATCCGGTGAAGATGTTGCGGGTCTGGCTCTCGATCTGTTCCTGCATCTGGGAGAACATCTTCTTGCTCTGCTCGACGTAGGTGCCCATCACGCTTTGCAGCGCAGGGCCCTGGAAATTCAGGAACTGCGCCCACAGGTCCTGGCTGATCGGGCTGTTCTCGCCATAGATCGCCTGCGCCTGTTCCTGCAGCTTTCCCTGCATTTCGGTAAAGGCCTTGATGTTGTTCTCGAGGTACTTCCCCATCATTCCCTGCGTGGCGTTGCCGTAGAAGCGGATCATGTGGGCGAGAAGATCGCTGGTGAACATCGGCGCGCCGCCGGCTTCTTCTTCGAGGATGATCTGGAGCAGGATGCTGCGCGTCAGATCCTCGGTGGTTTTTGCATCGACCACCTGAAATTCTTCGCGGCTGAGCACCAGTTCCTTGACGTCGGCCAGCGTGATGTACGAACTGGTCCGGGTATCGTACAAACGGCGATTCGGATACTTCTTGATCAGGCGCCCTTGCTCGGCCATATTCGCTTTTCTCCTCGACGGCGGTCGATTCCGCTCTGTAAAAAAATTATACCGCGCTGCCGAAAGAAAAACCCCGCCATTCGGCGGGGTTCGCAATCATCCGCAGACTTCGGATGCTGCATCAGCACATGTGGAGGCCGCCGTTGATGTTGATCGTCGCCCCGGTAACGTAACCGGCCAGGTCGGAAGACAGGTAGGAGCACAGGGCGCCGATTTCTTCCGGCTTGCCCAGGCGCTTCATCGGGACGCTGTCGATGATGCCCTGGCGGATGTCTTCGCGGATCGCCATCACCATCTCGGTGCCGATGTAGCCCGGCGCGATCGCATTGACGGTCACGCCTTTCGTCGCAAGTTCCGCGGCAAGCGCTTTGGTGAACCCCAGCACGCCCGCCTTCGCGGTCGAGTAGTTCGCCTGGCCGGCCTGGCCCTTGACGCCGTTCACCGAAGAAATATTGATGATCCGCCCGTAGCCCCGCTCTGCCATCTTCGGCGAGATGTGGTGGGTGACGTTGAAGAGGCTGTTGAGATTGGTGTTGATGACCGCATCCCACTGCGCCTTTTCCATCTTCGGGAAGAACTTGTCGCGGGTGATGCCGGCGTTGTTCACCAGCACGTCGATCGCGCCGACGTCGGCCTCGATCTTCGCCACCATAGCTCGACAGGAGTCATAGTCGGACACGTCGCCTTCGGCAGCGATGAAATCGAAGCCGAGCTCCTTCTGCCGTCCCAGCCACTCATCCTTCTGCGGGAAGCCGGGGAGACAATTGGCCACGACCTTCATTCCGTCCTTTGCCAGCGCCTGGCAGATCGCGGTACCCAGACCGCCCATGGCGCCGGTGACGAGTGCGACTTTCTGATTCATTTGCAATCCTCTTGCTGCTATTGGGTGATGAGGAATCACAGGCAGTCGCGCCTTCGTCGGCTGCCCCGCTCTTCGGTTGGCTGACAGGCGGCACCCGGGAGGCGGGTACCACGAGCGGGAAGATTATAAGCACATTCGCTGCATGATGCTGCAATGCAATAAGTAAAAACGGCGTGCTCCTTGTGCCGGAACACGCCGTCAGCGAGCCTTGCGCGCGTGGCTCAGAACATGTGCTGGCCGCCGTTGATCGAGATATTGGCGCCCGTGACGAACGCCGCTTCCTCGGACGACAGGTAGGCCACCAGCCCCGCGATTTCTTCCGGCTTGCCCAGGCGCGCCACCGGAATCTGCGGCAGGATCTTGGTATCGAGAATCTCCTGCGGGATCGCCATCACCATCTTGGTGCCGATATAGCCCGGCGAGATCGTGTTGACGGTGACGCCGGAACGAGCCACTTCCAGTGCCAGCGCTTTCGTGAAGCCGTGCATCCCCGCCTTGGCCGCGGAGTAGTTGGTCTGGCCGAACGCGCCCTTCTGGCCATTCACCGACGACACGTTGATGACCCGCCCCCACTTGCGCTCGACCATTCCGTCCATGACCTGCTTGGTCATGTTGAACACGCTGTCGAGGTTGGTCGAGATCACCGCATCCCAGTCCGCCTTGGTCATCTTGCGGAACGTCATGTCGCGGGTGATGCCGGCGTTATTGACCAGCACGTCCACCGGGCCGACCTCCTTCGTCACGATTTCGACGCAGCTCCGCGCCGAATCGAAATCCGACACGTCGCAGGGAAAGGCACGGAAGCCGTAACCCATGTTGTTCATCGTCTGCAGCCATTCGCCGGCTTTCGCGTTACCCGGCGAATGTGTGGTCACCACCCGGTAGCCCAGCGCCGCGAGCTTGATGCACACCGCTTCGCCCAGGCCACCCATGCCTCCCGTTACCAGTGCAACTCTTGCCATCTTCTAACTCCTCTCCCGTTTCGTCTCTCGAAGGGTCTGTAACAATGCCCGGCAACGCCCCCCGTAACCGCTGCCGCGGGCTGATTCTTCTTGTCCGCTATCGCGTGTTCAGGCTTTTTCCTTGACGTATCGGCCCGGCGCCGGTTCGGTCGGCTTGTACGTCGCATTGCCGAGGCGCGCGCGCGCCGCCACCTGCTTGCCGCCGCGCAGCTTCAGCCACTCGATCCAGTGCAGCCACCAGCTGCCCTTGCGTTCGGCGGCACCCTCCAGCCATTCGTCGGGGTCGGCTGCGGTGGAAGGATTGACCCAGAAGCTGCGGCGATTCTTGGACGCGGGATTGATCGCTCCGGCGATATGCCCGCTCGCCCCGAGCACGAAAGTCGTCTCGCCTCCGAGCAGACCGCGCGACAGGTAGGCGCCTTTCCACGGCACGATGTGGTCCTCGCGAGTCGCGAGCAGGTAGGCCGGCACATCGACCCTGCCGAGATCGACCTTGACCCCGAGCACTTTGAGCTTGCCCGGCACGCGGAGGTTGTTTTCGAGGTACATGTTGCGCAAGTACCACGTCAGGAACGGTCCCGGCAGGTTCGTGCTGTCCG
Above is a genomic segment from Azoarcus sp. PA01 containing:
- a CDS encoding beta-ketoacyl-ACP reductase, which translates into the protein MNQKVALVTGAMGGLGTAICQALAKDGMKVVANCLPGFPQKDEWLGRQKELGFDFIAAEGDVSDYDSCRAMVAKIEADVGAIDVLVNNAGITRDKFFPKMEKAQWDAVINTNLNSLFNVTHHISPKMAERGYGRIINISSVNGVKGQAGQANYSTAKAGVLGFTKALAAELATKGVTVNAIAPGYIGTEMVMAIREDIRQGIIDSVPMKRLGKPEEIGALCSYLSSDLAGYVTGATININGGLHMC
- the phaR gene encoding polyhydroxyalkanoate synthesis repressor PhaR, with translation MAEQGRLIKKYPNRRLYDTRTSSYITLADVKELVLSREEFQVVDAKTTEDLTRSILLQIILEEEAGGAPMFTSDLLAHMIRFYGNATQGMMGKYLENNIKAFTEMQGKLQEQAQAIYGENSPISQDLWAQFLNFQGPALQSVMGTYVEQSKKMFSQMQEQIESQTRNIFTGFPFPSYAPAGKDETAAKTATETETPAEKPTAKGGRAAQK
- the phbB gene encoding acetoacetyl-CoA reductase → MARVALVTGGMGGLGEAVCIKLAALGYRVVTTHSPGNAKAGEWLQTMNNMGYGFRAFPCDVSDFDSARSCVEIVTKEVGPVDVLVNNAGITRDMTFRKMTKADWDAVISTNLDSVFNMTKQVMDGMVERKWGRVINVSSVNGQKGAFGQTNYSAAKAGMHGFTKALALEVARSGVTVNTISPGYIGTKMVMAIPQEILDTKILPQIPVARLGKPEEIAGLVAYLSSEEAAFVTGANISINGGQHMF